The Thunnus thynnus chromosome 22, fThuThy2.1, whole genome shotgun sequence genome includes a window with the following:
- the si:dkey-183c6.8 gene encoding protein O-GlcNAcase — MMEEKKQFLCGVVEGFYGRPWSMDQRKVLFQWMQRWGLNTYLYGPKDDLKHRLLWREVYSPEEEGQLRTLIAEAQSRGLRFVYALSPGQDIVFSSSCDLTLLKRKLRQVSDLGCQAFAILFDDIDHSMCQADSEAFSSFAHAQVTVTNEIYRFLGEPPVFLFCPTEYCGSLCSPSVSKSPYLQTVGEDLLPNITVIWTGSKVISRKLSVDCLAEVESVLQRPPIIWDNLHANDYDSRRLFLGPFKGREPQLKSHLRGLLLNPNCEFEANYIPLHTLGSWNRAGKEEKKDEECEYCPDRALSVALHDWMEELNQPLQAGRQSARADQRTSAPTSRCKTPDRSDCPSTFRGNSTVAKLPVFPLNSSSPPPSPTKVKGEREGREGEKKRPNQPAQPNHSAPGSRPGAPSGVGRGQKAQGRGQSGGKGQLSESQVRLLVGLHYLPHEHGPSAQKLLQDLTWLKTNCHVVSANSKKALPQKVDEWRGRASRFLSLCEDIAQLHCSVVGGANRAVLYDLYPYVWDLRNTALVAKAFICWLEGRVLSDSSTLGSWKNCFHWCGKTTGADLLGVESEPWVFKGGVSGEVQMLLPIGSSSELFTHPPPLFPTSRLYNIRPYHSKDKVELYRMVRQLHLRTQGGQESTAAHPDVIGDRCLGPCLALCPEYSFILEDELGVCGCVLGILDVRSFAKRCQASWLPAMRDKYPPKAGNAHSNTQDLIQLMEEDQGEYPDSLLYHFPSQLRLDALPELVDISVSRTLLTALLTALKANGSQGVFCEVQPTDRQRLEFLTKLGFLEILRGEARSREGVVLGRLL, encoded by the exons atgatggaggagaagaagCAGTTTCTTTGCGGGGTGGTGGAAG GTTTCTATGGGAGGCCTTGGTCTATGGATCAGAGGAAAGTTCTCTTTCAATG GATGCAACGCTGGGGTTTGAACACCTACCTGTATGGTCCAAAAGATGACCTGAAACACAGATTGTTGTGGAGAGAAGTCTACTCTCCTGAAGAGGAGG GTCAGTTGCGCACTCTCATAGCGGAGGCCCAGTCAAGGGGCCTGAGGTTTGTTTACGCCCTCTCTCCTGGTCAGGACATCgtcttctcctcttcctgtgACCTGACACTACTCAAACGCAAGCTGAGACag gTATCAGACCTAGGTTGCCAGGCTTTTGCCATTCTGTTTGATGATATTGATCACTCCATGTGTCAGGCCGACAGCGAGGCCTTCTCTTCATTTGCTCATGCTCAGGTCACTGTAACAAATGAGATCTATCGGTTCTTGGGAGAACCGcctgtcttcctcttctgtcCAACAG aGTACTGTGGTTCTCTGTGTTCTCCCAGTGTATCTAAGTCTCCCTACCTGCAGACTGTTGGAGAGGATCTGCTGCCCAACATAACAGTAATAtggacag GCAGTAAGGTCATCTCCAGGAAGCTGTCTGTGGACTGCCTAGCTGAGGTGGAGTCTGTCCTCCAAAGGCCTCCAATCATCTGGGACAACTTGCACGCCAATGACTACGACTCCAGACGTCTCTTCCTGGGTCCTTTCAAAGGCCGAGAGCCTCAGCTGAAGAGCCACCTGAGGGGCCTGCTGCTCAACCCCAACTGCGAGTTTGAAGCCAACTACATCCCACTGCATACACTGGGAAGCTGGAACAGAGctggaaaagaggagaagaaag ATGAGGAGTGTGAGTACTGTCCTGATAGAGCTCTGTCTGTTGCACTACACGACTGGATGGAAGAACTCAACCAACCACTACAAgcag GTCGACAGAGTGCACGAGCAGATCAGCGCACTTCTGCCCCAACATCACGCTGCAAAACCCCTGACAGATCTGACTGCCCTTCCACCTTTAGAGGGAACTCTACTGTGGCCAAACTCCCTGTCTTCCCCCTCAACTCCAGCTCACCCCCTCCCTCACCCACTAAGGTcaaaggggagagggagggacgAGAGGGGGAGAAGAAGAGGCCAAACCAGCCCGCTCAACCCAACCACTCAGCTCCGGGATCAAGACCTGGAGCACCCTCAGGTGTAGGCCGGGGACAGAAGGCCCAGGGTCGAGGACAAAGTGGTGGTAAGGGCCAACTAAGCGAGTCCCAGGTACGGCTGCTGGTTGGTCTTCATTATCTGCCCCACGAGCATGGCCCGTCAGCCCAGAAACTGCTGCAGGATCTGACCTGGTTGAAAACAAACTGCCACGTGGTCAGCGCTAATAGCAAGAAGGCCCTGCCTCAGAAG GTTGATGAGTGGCGTGGCCGTGCCTCCAGGTTCCTGTCCCTCTGTGAAGACATAGCGCAGCTCCACTGCAGCGTGGTGGGTGGTGCCAACAGGGCAGTGCTCTATGACCTTTATCCTTATGTGTGGGACCTGAGGAACACGGCGCTAGTGGCAAAGGCTTTCATATGCTGGCTCg AGGGACGTGTGTTGAGTGACAGCTCCACACTGGGCTCTTGGAAGAATTGCTTTCATT GGTGTGGGAAGACCACAGGGGCAGACCTACTGGGAGTGGAGTCAGAGCCATGGGTGTTCAAGGGGGGCGTGTCTGGGGAggtgcag ATGCTTCTCCCAATAGGCAGCAGCAGTGAACTCTTCactcaccctcctcctctcttccctaCCTCGCGTCTCTACAACATCAGGCCCTATCACAGCAAGGACAAG gtGGAATTGTATCGAATGGTGCGCCAACTTCACCTGAGGACTCAGGGTGGCCAAGAGTCCACTGCTGCTCATCCAGATGTCATAggagacag ATGTCTCGGACCATGCCTGGCATTGTGCCCTGAGTACAGCTTCATCCTGGAGGATGAGCTgggtgtgtgtggctgtgtatTGGGCATCTTGGATGTTCGATCTTTTGCCAAGCGTTGTCAGGCCAGCTGGCTGCCTGCCATGAGGGATAAATACCCACCCAAAGCGGGCAACGCACACTCCAACACACAA GACCTGATCCAGTTGATGGAGGAGGACCAGGGAGAGTACCCAGACTCGCTGCTCTATCACTTCCCCTCCCAGCTGCGACTGGATGCCCTGCCTGAGCTGGTGGACATCAGCGTCAGCCGCACCCTGCTCACCGCCCTCCTCACTGCACTCAAGGCCAACG gttctCAGGGTGTGTTCTGCGAGGTGCAGCCCACAGACCGTCAGAGGCTGGAGTTCTTGACGAAACTGGGCTTCCTTGAGATCCTCAGAGGGGAAGCCAGGAGCAGAGAGGGCGTGGTGCTCGGGAGGCTGCTCTGA